GTTTTCGCTGTTTCGATGATCTTTCTTAGGTCCTTTACGCCGGATGACACAGCCGAGATCTGGAAGAAGTCTCCCTCCAAACTTTTAGCAAGGATCTTTGCAAGTGTTGTCTTTCCAGTACCCGGTGGCCCCCAGAGAACGCAGCTGAACAGTTTTCCCGACGCAATGGATTGCTGTAAAAGGGTACCTTCGCCTGTGAGGTCGTCCTGACCTAGAAAATCTTGCAAATAGGCCGGTCGGACACGCTCAGCCAGTGGGGGCATTAATTGTCTGTTCTTGCTCATGACAAATTAATTTAGATCGAAGGTTGTCCAAAACCAACCGTACTAAATAGAGAGTGCAAAAAAGGAGGAAAAACTGTACACTTGCCAATCTTGATGGGAACTGAAGGATGAAAATAGCAACAAAGACGATTCTTTTTTCTGTTATTTGCCTCACGGCATGCAGTGAAAAAGCGGGAGAACTCATGGAAACAGAATCTGGATTGAAGTATTTAGATCTTAAAGCAGGAGACGGTACTTCACCACAGGCCGGTCAGCGGGTATCCGTTCATTACTCTGGATGGCTTTATGATGAGAATCAGCCTGACAACAAAGGGAAGGAATTTGACAGTTCGCGGAAAAAGGGGAGACCCTACGGCTTTGTTATCGGTGTAGGTTCGGTCATTGACGGTTGGGATGAAGGTGTTCTATCCATGCGCGTGGGAGGCCAAAGGAAGTTAATTATACCTTCACATCTAGGTTATGGTGAGGGAGGGATGGGTCCGATTCCCCCCAATGCCACGCTTGTTTTCGAGGTAGAACTGCTTGACATTTACTAAATGCTAAGTTTCTTTTCCGAATGCGATTTTCGCATTATTGGCTGTTTCAATCTGAGAGGGGACACACAGGCAATATGCTGAGTGGAACGGTGATTCTGTTTATGCTGATCAAAGACTTAATTTGAAACTTGGCAACATGAACGAGCAAGCACCCTATGACAGTTTCTATTCCAGGCTAACGCAGGCATCAGTTTGGTTTTATACAAATATTTTGCGCTTCGGGAAGTACGAAGATGAAAGTATAGTTAATTTTGTGGATGCTAAAGAAAATAGTAATGTACTGGATTATGGATGTAACACAGGTCGCCATGCTAGGCTGGTAAAGCAGAAATATGATTGTAACGTGATTGGTGGGGATATCCACCACGCCGCAGTGTCAGCTACCAATAAAAATGGCATTCCGGCAGAAATTATTAACTCAGAGGTTTTCGACAGGTATAAGTCCTTTTTTGACGTCATAATACTATCACATGTTTTGGAGCATGTGGACATTCCCAGTGATTTCTTGAAAGGTATTCATGGACTATTGAAAGAAGGAGGTTCATTTGTGACGGCCGTACCTCAGGAGAGGATAAGGGGTGATATTAATCCCCTGCAAACCGCATACTTTTTTTCTCAAGTTGAAGTTTGAGAATCCACACAAACACAAATTCTCCAAAGAACAATTATTCTCTTTGTTAAGAAAAGCTGGTTTCGAACCTCAACAGCACATTTTTGCCAATTTTGTTCCACCTTTTTTAACTGAGAGTAGAAGATACCTTTTATCCAGAAGTCTCATAGTAAAATCCATTAATAATGGAGGGGGTAATTGATTTTACATTCAGATTACGCCGTTGATTCCTATTTTGAATAATAATTCTATCTACAATCTCGCCTATCAGTATATCATCGGCGCCAAGACGGTCCTTGGTAGAAATATTCTCAACTACAAAAAACGTGAAATTGATTATATCATTAATTATATCAATGAACGGGGCAACAGTGGTCTCATTCTCGATCTCGGATGCAGCACTGGCCAATTTACTCGCGCCTTGGCCACAAAGTTTGGCTACAGTCATGTTCAAGGGGCCGATGTTTCTCTTAGTTCGATCCATCGATGCCGGAAGCGTGATCCTGATTTGACCTTTCATTACATCGCAAATGAGTTCTACCATGAGAACAGGGGAAAATATCAGTATGTACTGCTATCACACGTTATCGAACATATGCATAATCCCAAGGCGTTTCTGAGAGAATTGAAGGGACTATTCAGAGGAGACGGTTCATTAATCATCTGTATCCCTCAAGAGAGAATCAGGGGAGATTCTGCATTGCCGGAAAATCTTTATAACCTTGTTCGCTTTAAGTTTGAGAATGTTCACAAAGTGAAGTATTCCTTGGACTCCATCACACTTCTCCTCTCCGAAGTTGGTTTTTTATTTCGGAAGAGCAAGTACATTCA
Above is a genomic segment from Candidatus Neomarinimicrobiota bacterium containing:
- a CDS encoding FKBP-type peptidyl-prolyl cis-trans isomerase — encoded protein: MKIATKTILFSVICLTACSEKAGELMETESGLKYLDLKAGDGTSPQAGQRVSVHYSGWLYDENQPDNKGKEFDSSRKKGRPYGFVIGVGSVIDGWDEGVLSMRVGGQRKLIIPSHLGYGEGGMGPIPPNATLVFEVELLDIY
- a CDS encoding class I SAM-dependent methyltransferase is translated as MQITPLIPILNNNSIYNLAYQYIIGAKTVLGRNILNYKKREIDYIINYINERGNSGLILDLGCSTGQFTRALATKFGYSHVQGADVSLSSIHRCRKRDPDLTFHYIANEFYHENRGKYQYVLLSHVIEHMHNPKAFLRELKGLFRGDGSLIICIPQERIRGDSALPENLYNLVRFKFENVHKVKYSLDSITLLLSEVGFLFRKSKYIHAFRPGKDQKSFANHSLVVFCELAQSKKVN
- a CDS encoding class I SAM-dependent methyltransferase, which produces MNEQAPYDSFYSRLTQASVWFYTNILRFGKYEDESIVNFVDAKENSNVLDYGCNTGRHARLVKQKYDCNVIGGDIHHAAVSATNKNGIPAEIINSEVFDRYKSFFDVIILSHVLEHVDIPSDFLKGIHGLLKEGGSFVTAVPQERIRGDINPLQTAYFFSQVEV